Sequence from the Thermoplasmata archaeon genome:
GGCCCTCGCTGGAGCGCGGAGAGCCCGCTCAGGTGGTCGAACTCCCGGAAGTGGATCGTGCCCCATTCCCAGTTCGCCACCATGGGTCCCATGGCGGCCATGAGGTGCCTGACCGTGTCGTTGAACGCCTGGCGGATCACCTGGTCTCTCCCCTGGACGACGACGGCCCCACCCGACACGTTGTCGAACCAGTGGGACGTCGGGTCGTTGACCGTGAGGTTCTCCAGGGTGTTGAACTGCGGGAGCGTGAGGTTGTCCGCGCCGGCCGCGTGGTACTCGTCCCCGTACGTATCCTGCAGGTAGTAGGTCATGAACGTGTACCAGATGCTCGCCGCGGTGGAGTTCACGGTCATGTTGTAATCCCATCCGTGGAGGGCCTGGTACGCCTGGGCATCCACGCCGTCTGAGGGGTGGACCGCGGCGAGGACGTAGGGGACCAGGGACTGCGCCGCGGTGTCCAGCACGTCGAGCTGGAACGCCTGCATGTCCGCCAGCGTCACGGCCGTCGTCGTGGAGAGGAGCTCGTGGATCCGGCGGGCGCGGTACCCGGGATCGAAGAGGGAGCCCAGGCTCGATCCGTACGCGTAGCCGGGCGGGTAGGGGACCTGATTGTTACTCCACACGTACCCCGAG
This genomic interval carries:
- a CDS encoding penicillin acylase family protein, whose amino-acid sequence is SGYVWSNNQVPYPPGYAYGSSLGSLFDPGYRARRIHELLSTTTAVTLADMQAFQLDVLDTAAQSLVPYVLAAVHPSDGVDAQAYQALHGWDYNMTVNSTAASIWYTFMTYYLQDTYGDEYHAAGADNLTLPQFNTLENLTVNDPTSHWFDNVSGGAVVVQGRDQVIRQAFNDTVRHLMAAMGPMVANWEWGTIHFREFDHLSGLSALQRGPYPAGGDGFTLNVAGGLISKGGPSWRQIIDFNNLNDSLAIYPGGQSGNPLSVHYDDFLVGSYLSGRYLAFRDEPTVDSIPAASVESTITLVPG